A window from Polyangium spumosum encodes these proteins:
- a CDS encoding sensor histidine kinase, which produces MGRARDFTTLGYRRIVKLLVSLVIVPSVLLSAVGASLVVLGEARYNILIGILVLTFSSALVTGVILVWVFLRRERDLSELQADFVSKVSHELRTPLTSIRMFTETLVLRRGDKESEDRCILALNKESARLQQLIDRLLDWGRMESGRRVYDLCEQDVAKVVEEAIAAFEPTREQRHVELSLHVEPDLPRVWCDRAAVVISIVNLLSNAYKYGGQPRKIDLAVERKLDEVMITVRDNGKGIARREHKRIFEKFYRVDDLLARQQEGSGLGLAIVQHVMRAHRGRVFVDSEPGRGSAFTLVLPIQTKLRVREPMSSTGGTA; this is translated from the coding sequence ATGGGCAGGGCACGCGACTTCACGACGCTCGGATACCGGCGCATCGTCAAGCTGCTGGTCTCGCTCGTCATCGTCCCGTCGGTGCTGCTGTCGGCGGTCGGCGCGTCGCTCGTGGTGCTCGGCGAGGCGCGGTACAACATCCTGATCGGGATCCTGGTGCTCACGTTCTCGAGCGCGCTGGTGACCGGCGTGATCCTGGTCTGGGTGTTCCTGCGGCGAGAGCGAGATCTCTCGGAGCTGCAAGCCGACTTCGTGTCGAAGGTGTCACACGAGCTGCGGACGCCGCTGACGTCGATCCGGATGTTCACCGAGACGCTGGTGCTGCGGCGCGGGGACAAGGAGAGCGAGGATCGATGCATCCTGGCGCTCAACAAGGAGAGCGCGCGGCTGCAGCAGCTCATCGATCGGCTGCTCGACTGGGGGAGGATGGAGAGCGGGCGGCGGGTCTACGATCTCTGCGAGCAGGACGTGGCGAAGGTGGTGGAGGAGGCGATCGCCGCGTTCGAACCCACGCGAGAGCAACGCCACGTGGAGCTCTCGCTGCACGTCGAGCCGGACCTGCCGCGCGTGTGGTGCGACCGCGCGGCCGTGGTGATCTCGATCGTGAACCTGCTCTCGAACGCCTACAAGTACGGAGGGCAGCCGCGGAAGATCGACCTCGCGGTGGAGCGGAAGCTCGACGAGGTGATGATCACGGTGCGCGACAACGGCAAAGGGATCGCGCGGCGAGAGCACAAGCGTATCTTCGAAAAATTCTACCGGGTCGATGATCTCCTTGCACGACAGCAAGAGGGGTCGGGGCTCGGGCTTGCGATCGTGCAACATGTGATGCGCGCGCATCGAGGCCGCGTGTTCGTGGACAGCGAGCCGGGTCGAGGGAGCGCGTTCACGCTGGTGCTGCCGATCCAGACGAAGCTCCGGGTGCGCGAGCCGATGTCGAGCACGGGAGGGACGGCGTGA
- a CDS encoding DUF3293 domain-containing protein: MDQALLRSYLATIYEFPGPHGAPLRASLDGEIVQDHSALPELLNRRFAVLTAYNPRSMLLPRKVNEQRHHVLRDLLILGCYRVEPCIGSESEPEGVWREPAWLVYGMERDEAIAFGRVFRQNTIVYAENGRPEIIVTDPTADDVGRTFHGNWRVRS; this comes from the coding sequence ATGGACCAAGCGCTCCTCCGTTCGTACCTCGCGACGATCTACGAGTTCCCCGGCCCGCATGGCGCGCCGCTCCGCGCCTCGCTCGACGGCGAGATCGTCCAGGATCACTCGGCCTTGCCCGAGCTCCTGAACCGGCGTTTCGCCGTGCTCACGGCCTACAACCCGCGTTCGATGCTCCTGCCGCGCAAGGTGAACGAGCAGCGCCACCACGTGCTCCGGGACCTGCTCATCCTGGGCTGCTACCGCGTCGAGCCTTGTATCGGCTCGGAGTCGGAGCCCGAGGGCGTCTGGCGCGAGCCGGCGTGGCTCGTCTACGGCATGGAGCGCGACGAGGCCATCGCGTTCGGGCGCGTCTTCCGGCAAAATACCATCGTCTACGCGGAGAACGGTCGTCCCGAGATCATCGTGACCGACCCGACGGCCGACGACGTGGGACGTACCTTCCACGGCAACTGGCGCGTACGCTCGTGA
- a CDS encoding GldG family protein translates to MSEPKKPRKGKKARRDEATTSAGGKAPAVKAPAPRDETTSEAPAGTSAGTKLGALVGLVAAMVLAVLVNVVAARHYERFDLTKGGLYTLSPATEQTLAALGEPIRVDVLLPAGDPLTLSIRHLLEAYRSETTRLEVHFTDPDRHAAEFLAVQRKYDERVVDGRVVTEAAIVITRGDRVQFIAPRDLVEVEDENDVRARPRLEQALTAAIRAVVSTDRPKICFTTGHDEKSIETGGSGLAPLRERLEKNGHEVATIEARESAEDKDEARAPYAGCRVVVVAGPGQRFSEAATKKLEAFVEQGGNVLVAAGPVPDQGDQRYLDLGLDPLLDRFGIALSRDFVFETDARLRAVRGYGETFLPIAKPHPITEGLIRAEQQGLGAVMTVASSLQKTGKGAAAVSPLLETSEDAFGMVDFFTWAKNPSEPAPNDADHKGPLTVAFAAESPKRPGAERGARAVVIGSASPMMGENWQSDELRGTAIFVESAIAWLASAPAPLDIPNKPAFTAGLRMSEGSLASIFRYVVVFIPLAAVLTGIAVHLRRRATERRGTRKEKERAPE, encoded by the coding sequence ATGAGCGAGCCGAAGAAGCCCAGGAAGGGCAAGAAGGCGCGCAGGGACGAGGCCACGACCTCGGCAGGCGGGAAGGCCCCGGCCGTGAAGGCGCCCGCGCCGCGCGACGAAACGACGTCCGAAGCGCCCGCCGGCACGAGCGCGGGGACGAAGCTCGGCGCGCTCGTCGGGCTCGTGGCGGCGATGGTGCTGGCGGTGCTCGTGAACGTGGTCGCGGCGCGGCACTACGAGCGCTTCGATCTCACGAAGGGCGGGCTCTACACGTTGAGCCCCGCGACAGAGCAGACGCTCGCGGCGCTCGGCGAGCCCATCCGCGTCGACGTGCTCTTGCCCGCGGGTGATCCGCTCACGCTCTCGATCCGGCACCTGCTCGAGGCCTACCGCAGCGAGACGACGCGCCTCGAGGTGCACTTCACGGACCCCGATCGCCACGCGGCCGAGTTCCTCGCGGTGCAGCGCAAGTACGACGAGCGCGTCGTCGACGGTCGGGTGGTGACCGAGGCGGCGATCGTCATCACGCGCGGCGATCGTGTCCAGTTCATCGCGCCGCGGGATCTGGTGGAGGTCGAGGACGAGAACGACGTGCGGGCGCGGCCACGCCTCGAGCAGGCGCTCACCGCGGCGATCCGCGCCGTCGTGTCGACGGACAGGCCGAAGATCTGCTTCACGACGGGGCACGACGAGAAGTCGATCGAGACGGGCGGCAGCGGCCTCGCGCCGCTCCGGGAGCGGCTCGAGAAGAACGGGCACGAGGTCGCGACGATCGAGGCTCGTGAGAGCGCCGAGGACAAGGACGAGGCGCGCGCGCCGTACGCCGGTTGTCGCGTGGTCGTGGTCGCGGGGCCGGGTCAGCGCTTCTCCGAGGCGGCCACGAAGAAGCTCGAGGCCTTCGTCGAGCAGGGCGGCAACGTTCTCGTCGCGGCCGGGCCCGTGCCCGACCAGGGCGACCAGCGGTACCTCGATCTCGGCCTGGATCCGCTGCTCGATCGCTTCGGGATCGCGCTCTCGCGGGACTTCGTGTTCGAGACCGACGCGCGCCTGCGCGCCGTGCGTGGGTACGGCGAGACGTTCTTGCCGATCGCCAAGCCGCATCCCATCACCGAGGGGCTGATCCGCGCCGAACAGCAGGGCCTCGGCGCGGTCATGACGGTCGCGAGCTCGCTCCAGAAGACGGGCAAGGGCGCCGCCGCGGTGTCGCCTCTGCTCGAGACGAGCGAGGACGCGTTCGGCATGGTCGACTTCTTCACGTGGGCGAAGAACCCCTCGGAGCCCGCGCCGAACGACGCGGATCACAAGGGGCCGCTCACGGTCGCGTTCGCCGCCGAGTCGCCGAAGCGCCCGGGCGCCGAGCGTGGCGCGAGGGCCGTCGTCATCGGCTCGGCGAGCCCCATGATGGGCGAGAACTGGCAGAGCGACGAGCTGCGCGGCACGGCGATCTTCGTCGAGAGCGCGATCGCCTGGCTCGCCTCCGCCCCCGCGCCGCTCGACATCCCGAACAAGCCCGCCTTCACCGCGGGCCTGCGCATGAGCGAGGGCTCGCTCGCCTCGATCTTCCGCTACGTGGTGGTGTTCATCCCGCTCGCGGCCGTGCTCACCGGCATCGCCGTGCACCTCCGGCGCCGCGCGACGGAGCGGCGAGGGACACGCAAGGAGAAGGAGCGAGCGCCCGAATGA
- a CDS encoding response regulator transcription factor encodes MNRVGQGGGRRTVLVVEDDDSIAMGLEMNLSAEGYHVLLATDGESGLELARAGGIDLLILDVMLPKLNGFELLRMLRGERYTMPVIMLSARGAEMDKVMGLELGAEDYITKPFGLAELLARVKAVLRRDAIARGDDANAIRAADLEIHPATREVRRSGKLVELTATEFDILFCLVSAGGRVLSREQLQAKVWGPSHHGTPRTVDNFVLQLRTKLEDNPANPRHLVTVRGVGYRFVV; translated from the coding sequence ATGAACCGAGTCGGACAGGGCGGCGGTCGGCGCACGGTCCTCGTCGTGGAGGACGACGACAGCATCGCGATGGGGCTCGAGATGAACCTGTCGGCCGAGGGGTACCACGTGCTCCTCGCGACGGACGGGGAGAGCGGTCTCGAGCTGGCGCGCGCTGGCGGGATCGATCTGCTGATCCTGGACGTGATGCTGCCGAAGCTGAACGGCTTCGAGCTCCTGCGAATGCTCCGCGGCGAGCGATACACGATGCCGGTGATCATGCTGAGCGCGCGCGGCGCGGAGATGGACAAGGTGATGGGGCTCGAGCTGGGCGCCGAGGACTACATCACGAAGCCGTTCGGGCTGGCGGAGCTCCTGGCGCGGGTGAAGGCCGTGCTCCGGCGCGACGCGATCGCGCGCGGGGACGACGCGAACGCGATCCGCGCCGCCGACCTCGAGATCCATCCGGCGACGCGGGAGGTGCGTCGCTCCGGGAAGCTCGTGGAGCTGACGGCGACGGAGTTCGACATCCTGTTTTGCCTGGTCAGCGCAGGCGGGCGGGTGCTGTCGCGGGAGCAGCTCCAGGCGAAGGTGTGGGGGCCGAGCCACCACGGGACGCCACGGACCGTGGACAATTTCGTCCTGCAGCTCCGAACGAAGCTGGAGGACAATCCGGCAAATCCCAGGCACCTGGTGACGGTGCGGGGCGTGGGCTACCGGTTCGTGGTTTGA
- a CDS encoding ABC transporter ATP-binding protein — protein sequence MIEVERLSKSYGAFRAVSDVSFHVERGEVVGFLGPNGAGKSTTLRMLAGFLGPSSGRIRIGGHDIGEEPLLAREKLGYMPETSPLYPEMRVREYLAFRAELKRVPRGARARAVERAAEEARVDDMADVLVRHLSKGYRQRVGLADALLGDPPVLILDEPTAGLDPNQIREVRELVRRRGKDHAILISTHILSEVEATCSRALVVARGKLVASGTIEELREMRRASGLRIVVRGEAARALGIVRALPEVAEATVDAGRTQAPETAELLVEYQRAEGGAEVAERVVAALVGAGLGVREVVPRAASLEQVFSELTRGDEEAAEVQA from the coding sequence ATGATCGAGGTGGAGCGCCTCTCCAAGTCGTATGGCGCCTTTCGCGCCGTCTCGGATGTGTCGTTTCACGTCGAGCGGGGCGAGGTCGTGGGGTTCCTCGGGCCGAACGGCGCCGGGAAGAGCACCACGCTGCGCATGCTCGCGGGTTTCCTCGGGCCGAGCTCGGGGCGGATCCGCATCGGAGGGCACGACATCGGCGAGGAGCCGCTGCTCGCGCGGGAGAAGCTCGGGTACATGCCCGAGACGTCGCCGCTGTATCCGGAGATGCGGGTGCGGGAGTATCTCGCGTTCCGCGCCGAGCTGAAGCGCGTGCCGCGAGGCGCGCGGGCCAGAGCGGTCGAACGAGCGGCCGAGGAGGCGCGGGTCGACGACATGGCGGATGTGCTCGTCCGGCACCTGTCGAAGGGCTACCGGCAACGCGTCGGGCTCGCGGACGCGCTGCTCGGGGATCCGCCGGTGCTCATCCTCGACGAGCCCACGGCGGGGCTGGATCCGAACCAGATCCGCGAGGTGCGCGAGCTCGTGCGGCGGCGCGGCAAGGATCACGCGATCCTGATCTCGACGCACATCCTGTCGGAGGTCGAGGCGACGTGCTCGCGCGCGCTCGTGGTCGCGCGAGGCAAGCTCGTGGCGTCGGGGACCATCGAGGAGCTGCGCGAAATGCGGAGGGCCTCGGGCCTGCGGATCGTGGTGCGCGGAGAGGCGGCGCGCGCGCTCGGGATCGTCCGCGCGTTGCCGGAGGTCGCGGAGGCGACGGTGGATGCGGGGCGAACGCAGGCTCCCGAGACGGCGGAGCTGCTCGTCGAGTACCAGCGCGCCGAGGGCGGGGCCGAGGTCGCCGAGAGGGTCGTCGCGGCGCTCGTGGGCGCGGGGCTCGGGGTGCGGGAGGTCGTGCCGCGCGCGGCATCGCTCGAGCAGGTCTTCTCGGAGCTCACGCGAGGGGACGAGGAAGCGGCCGAGGTGCAGGCGTGA
- a CDS encoding ABC transporter permease — protein sequence MKGFWPIFKRELFALFVTPLAWVVITSFLLLQGLHFFLIVVNFAAAPMESIGDSGPVQAFFGQTMLLYVPLLLVCPLLTMRLFAEERRSGTIETLLTAPVGTVGVVLAKYAAAVATYVVMWAPTVLYIVILARTGDVDWRVVGTSYLSVFAIGAGYLSIGVMTSALTQSQLTAAVLSALAIAGLFFFGFAEFIVPDGPAHDLATHVSVWTQMNDASRGLLDSRRLVFDATVVLLPLFVTVRAVEAWRWG from the coding sequence GTGAAGGGGTTCTGGCCGATCTTCAAGCGTGAGCTCTTCGCGCTCTTCGTCACGCCGCTCGCCTGGGTGGTGATCACGTCGTTCCTGCTCTTGCAGGGCCTGCACTTCTTCCTGATCGTCGTGAACTTCGCGGCGGCGCCGATGGAGTCGATCGGCGACAGCGGGCCGGTGCAGGCGTTCTTCGGCCAGACGATGCTCCTCTACGTGCCGCTCCTGCTCGTCTGCCCGCTGCTCACGATGCGGCTCTTCGCCGAGGAGCGGCGCAGCGGGACGATCGAGACGTTGCTCACGGCGCCCGTGGGCACGGTGGGCGTGGTGCTGGCGAAGTACGCGGCGGCGGTCGCGACGTACGTCGTCATGTGGGCGCCGACGGTGCTCTACATCGTGATCCTCGCGCGGACGGGCGACGTCGACTGGCGGGTCGTGGGGACGAGTTACCTGTCGGTCTTCGCGATCGGCGCGGGGTACCTGTCGATCGGGGTCATGACGAGCGCGCTCACGCAGAGCCAGCTCACGGCCGCGGTGCTCTCGGCGCTGGCGATCGCGGGGCTCTTTTTCTTCGGGTTCGCGGAGTTCATCGTGCCCGACGGGCCCGCGCACGATCTGGCGACACACGTATCCGTTTGGACACAAATGAACGACGCGTCGCGCGGGCTGCTCGACTCGCGGAGGCTCGTCTTCGACGCGACCGTCGTGCTCCTGCCGCTCTTCGTCACGGTGCGCGCCGTCGAGGCGTGGAGGTGGGGATGA
- a CDS encoding MopE-related protein — MSFSSKLGWLAAAAGLVLAAGSAGCTTEAFCWSDCESGSATSSSASGSGGAGGEGGCLFGCGGNGGDGGVGGDGGSGGGMCVPSDSGVERCNGKDDDCNGMVDDLPDWSTPEACGTCDNNCYQILLNTDPDTIGCTPSAEPGQSPGTCTGQCAPDYYDLDPTSPGCEYYCVSGGADDSLCNNKDDDCDGVKDEDVDLCTSTTDCGKCGRTCVVLHGTPACTNTAEPGQACNDSNTQCVIQACEPGFYDLDKSYATGCEYQCNITNGGVEICGDSLDNDCDGKIDDADDLSGDAQIGVDCFGDPNGICATPAHLGKTICQGNKIVCAGPDVLVENQSPELCNGLDDDCDGVVDDSPTDAGMACGVSNIFPCAFGTQQCQNGALVCVGQIDPKPEMCDGEDNDCDGQIDKTGNNPPPDSVGACNVPPMPPAGATSPCMAGAKACVGGAIVCQGSVTPAPGTQDGCNIDANCDGALTNQPNLQTDVNNCGMCGKSCYTGAVHSTWACVAGACQFQGCEPGYYDIDGNQTCEYDCDFISAQETCNGLDDNCNGQIDENVIAPSPTQVCGVSPSATKPECTTNVAVACQMGAWKCTFPAGVCTGQAPSYCTGTPEICDSLDNDCDGVQNENVANWNKPCNSDDGLPPPGHGACRTQGTYVCDGPTAIKCSATPANCSSLPGGCEEKCDGLDNDCDGVADEPYSAKGNNATFYVKPAVTKIGAQNKWISTFEASRPNATNLVPGTGNGYWSSAPTGSTLDKTPACSVQGKIPWFNITPREVEQVCAAAGGTICTTADWQAAARLPAPDACLWGYAPLSACKTAHVPNVKYCNLGFSYDFDPGEAGIQDGLLVTGDTVNLKNCWVDWTGQTNAQLFDMTGNLREITKSGSNQYPLLGGAFNTQAESGAQSDFTFYTVDQNFQFFDTGFRCCFAANPG, encoded by the coding sequence ATGAGCTTCTCTTCCAAACTCGGCTGGCTCGCGGCCGCGGCGGGGCTCGTCCTCGCCGCGGGCTCCGCGGGTTGCACCACCGAAGCGTTTTGCTGGTCCGATTGTGAATCCGGCTCCGCCACCTCGTCGAGCGCCTCGGGCTCCGGCGGCGCCGGCGGCGAAGGCGGCTGCCTCTTCGGTTGTGGCGGCAATGGCGGCGACGGCGGCGTCGGCGGCGACGGCGGCTCGGGCGGCGGCATGTGCGTCCCGTCCGACTCCGGCGTCGAGCGGTGCAACGGCAAGGACGACGACTGCAATGGCATGGTCGACGACCTCCCCGACTGGAGCACCCCGGAGGCCTGCGGCACCTGCGACAACAACTGCTACCAGATCCTCCTCAACACCGACCCGGACACCATCGGCTGCACCCCGAGCGCTGAGCCGGGACAATCACCGGGCACCTGCACCGGGCAGTGCGCCCCCGATTATTACGACCTCGACCCCACCTCGCCGGGATGCGAGTACTATTGCGTCTCCGGCGGCGCAGACGACTCGCTCTGCAACAACAAGGACGACGACTGCGACGGCGTCAAGGACGAGGACGTCGACCTCTGCACCAGCACCACCGATTGCGGAAAGTGCGGGCGCACCTGCGTCGTCCTCCACGGCACGCCGGCATGCACCAACACGGCCGAGCCCGGGCAGGCTTGCAACGACAGCAACACGCAATGCGTGATCCAGGCCTGCGAGCCGGGCTTCTACGACCTCGACAAGTCCTACGCCACGGGCTGCGAGTACCAGTGCAACATCACCAACGGCGGCGTCGAGATCTGCGGCGACAGCCTCGACAACGACTGTGACGGCAAGATCGACGACGCAGACGACCTCTCGGGCGACGCACAGATCGGCGTCGATTGTTTCGGCGATCCCAACGGCATCTGCGCGACTCCCGCGCACCTCGGCAAGACCATCTGCCAGGGCAACAAGATCGTCTGCGCGGGGCCCGACGTCCTCGTCGAGAACCAGAGCCCCGAGCTCTGCAACGGCCTCGACGACGATTGTGACGGCGTCGTCGACGACAGCCCCACCGACGCCGGAATGGCCTGCGGCGTCAGCAACATCTTCCCCTGCGCCTTCGGCACGCAGCAATGCCAGAACGGCGCCCTCGTCTGCGTCGGACAGATCGATCCAAAGCCGGAGATGTGCGACGGCGAGGACAACGATTGCGACGGCCAGATCGACAAGACCGGCAACAACCCGCCTCCCGACTCCGTCGGCGCATGCAACGTCCCGCCCATGCCCCCGGCGGGCGCGACCTCGCCTTGCATGGCCGGCGCCAAGGCCTGCGTCGGCGGCGCCATCGTGTGTCAGGGCTCCGTCACCCCGGCCCCGGGCACCCAGGACGGCTGCAACATCGACGCGAACTGCGACGGTGCACTGACAAACCAGCCCAACCTGCAGACCGACGTCAACAACTGCGGCATGTGCGGCAAGAGCTGCTACACCGGCGCCGTCCACTCCACCTGGGCCTGCGTCGCGGGCGCTTGCCAGTTCCAGGGCTGCGAGCCGGGGTATTACGACATCGACGGCAACCAGACCTGCGAGTACGATTGCGACTTCATCTCCGCCCAGGAGACGTGCAACGGCCTCGACGACAACTGCAACGGCCAGATCGACGAGAACGTCATCGCCCCCTCGCCCACGCAGGTCTGCGGCGTCAGCCCCTCGGCCACAAAGCCCGAGTGCACCACCAACGTCGCCGTCGCCTGCCAGATGGGCGCATGGAAATGCACCTTCCCCGCAGGCGTCTGCACCGGACAGGCACCCAGCTATTGCACCGGCACCCCGGAGATCTGCGACTCCCTCGACAACGATTGCGACGGCGTACAGAACGAGAACGTCGCCAACTGGAACAAGCCCTGCAACTCCGACGACGGCTTGCCCCCGCCCGGGCACGGCGCCTGCCGCACACAGGGCACCTACGTCTGTGATGGCCCCACGGCCATCAAATGCAGCGCCACGCCGGCCAACTGCTCGAGCCTGCCCGGCGGCTGCGAGGAGAAGTGCGACGGCCTCGACAACGATTGCGACGGCGTCGCCGACGAGCCCTACAGCGCAAAGGGCAACAACGCCACGTTCTACGTCAAGCCCGCCGTCACCAAGATCGGCGCGCAAAACAAGTGGATCTCGACCTTCGAGGCCAGCCGGCCCAACGCGACGAACCTCGTCCCCGGCACCGGCAATGGCTACTGGAGCAGCGCGCCCACGGGCTCCACGCTCGACAAGACCCCGGCCTGCTCCGTGCAAGGCAAGATCCCCTGGTTCAACATCACCCCGCGCGAGGTCGAGCAGGTCTGCGCCGCCGCCGGCGGCACCATCTGCACCACCGCCGACTGGCAAGCCGCCGCGCGTCTCCCGGCGCCCGACGCTTGCCTCTGGGGCTACGCGCCGCTCTCCGCCTGCAAAACGGCCCACGTGCCCAACGTCAAGTACTGCAACCTCGGCTTCTCCTACGACTTCGACCCCGGAGAGGCCGGCATCCAGGACGGCCTGCTCGTCACCGGCGACACCGTGAACCTCAAGAATTGCTGGGTCGATTGGACCGGACAAACCAATGCCCAGCTCTTCGACATGACCGGTAACCTCCGCGAGATCACGAAGAGCGGGAGCAACCAGTACCCCCTCCTCGGCGGCGCCTTCAACACGCAGGCAGAGTCCGGCGCTCAGTCCGACTTCACCTTCTACACCGTCGATCAGAACTTCCAGTTCTTCGACACCGGCTTCCGCTGCTGCTTCGCCGCCAACCCGGGCTGA
- a CDS encoding thymidine phosphorylase produces the protein METLVELIARKRDGGRLSDDQIERLVRALGTGELADYQMSALCMAIFFRGMDDAETVALTRAMLHSGDVLDLSSVPGVKVDKHSTGGVGDKVSLCLAPLVAACGVPVPMVSGRGLGHTGGTLDKLEAIPGFDVSLDTDTFARVVRDVGACMIGQTGRIAPADKRIYALRDVTATVESIPLIVASILSKKLAEGIDALVLDVKVGRGAFMKTERDARALAEALVRVGKASGKRVVALLTDMSTVLGRTVGNAIETREAIDVLHGGGPDDLVECTLALGAEMLVLGDAASTVDEARAKLRDAITSGRGARVFERMIEAQGGDPGVVEDPLRLPRAPETVLVPCEADGFVVAIDPLEIGLAAVAMGAGRTRVDQQVDHAVGIEILAPRGAGVRRGEPLARLHVRTAAAAEAVAERVQSAFRVSSTPEASPPLLLGRIV, from the coding sequence GTGGAGACTTTGGTTGAGCTCATCGCCAGGAAGCGCGACGGCGGCCGCCTCTCGGACGACCAGATCGAGCGCCTCGTCCGCGCCCTCGGGACGGGCGAGCTCGCCGATTACCAGATGAGCGCCCTCTGCATGGCGATCTTTTTCCGCGGCATGGATGACGCCGAGACCGTCGCCCTCACCCGCGCCATGCTCCACTCCGGCGACGTCCTCGACCTCTCCTCCGTCCCCGGCGTCAAGGTCGACAAACACTCCACCGGCGGCGTCGGCGACAAGGTCTCCTTGTGCCTCGCGCCCCTCGTCGCGGCCTGCGGCGTCCCCGTCCCCATGGTCAGCGGCCGCGGCCTCGGGCATACCGGCGGCACCCTCGACAAACTCGAGGCCATCCCGGGCTTCGACGTCTCGCTCGACACCGACACCTTCGCGCGGGTCGTCCGCGACGTCGGCGCTTGCATGATCGGACAAACCGGCCGCATCGCGCCCGCGGACAAGCGTATCTACGCGCTGCGCGACGTGACGGCCACGGTCGAGTCGATCCCGCTCATCGTCGCCAGCATCCTCTCGAAGAAGCTCGCCGAGGGCATCGACGCGCTCGTGCTCGACGTCAAGGTTGGCCGCGGCGCGTTCATGAAGACCGAGCGTGACGCGCGCGCGCTCGCCGAGGCCCTCGTCCGGGTCGGCAAGGCCTCGGGCAAGCGCGTCGTCGCGCTCCTGACCGACATGAGCACCGTCCTCGGCCGCACCGTCGGCAACGCCATCGAGACACGCGAGGCCATCGACGTCCTCCACGGCGGCGGGCCGGACGATCTCGTCGAGTGCACCCTCGCCCTCGGCGCCGAGATGCTCGTCCTCGGCGACGCCGCTTCGACCGTCGACGAGGCGCGCGCAAAACTCCGCGACGCGATCACGAGCGGGCGCGGCGCGCGTGTCTTCGAGCGCATGATCGAGGCGCAGGGTGGTGATCCCGGCGTCGTCGAGGATCCTCTCCGTTTGCCGCGTGCTCCCGAGACCGTCCTCGTCCCTTGCGAGGCGGACGGCTTCGTCGTCGCGATCGATCCTCTCGAGATCGGCCTCGCGGCCGTCGCCATGGGCGCGGGCCGCACCCGCGTCGATCAGCAGGTCGATCATGCCGTCGGCATCGAGATCCTCGCGCCGCGTGGGGCCGGCGTGCGTCGGGGTGAGCCCCTCGCGCGCCTCCACGTCCGCACGGCCGCGGCCGCCGAGGCCGTCGCGGAGCGCGTGCAGAGCGCCTTCCGCGTCAGCTCCACGCCCGAGGCTTCACCGCCGCTGCTGCTCGGTCGGATCGTTTGA